A window of Lentibacillus sp. Marseille-P4043 contains these coding sequences:
- the rarD gene encoding EamA family transporter RarD, producing MNRSEEKMGIIYTAFAYLLWGFLPIYWKLVNNVPAGEILAHRIVWSFLFMVVVILLLRKSSGFFAECKVILKDKKKLIGITFASIVISINWLTYIWAVNNDHVIQASLGYYINPLVSILLGIIVLKERLTRKQLLSFVIAGIGVINLTVSYGVFPWVSLLLAVSFGLYGLLKKTVDISAMFGLAIETLIVTPIALIYLLAIPNGAFAFNNIFTSTSLLLIGAGVATAVPLLLFASGAKQIPLSMVGFLQYIAPTIMLILGVFLYHEKFSMAHLLSFSLIWVALIIYMGSAQRRPVKKSQKRASS from the coding sequence ATGAATCGTTCAGAAGAGAAAATGGGGATTATCTACACTGCCTTCGCTTATTTACTTTGGGGCTTCTTACCTATTTACTGGAAACTAGTAAACAATGTGCCTGCTGGTGAAATCCTTGCACATCGAATTGTCTGGTCATTCCTTTTTATGGTTGTTGTCATTTTACTCTTACGGAAAAGTTCTGGATTTTTCGCAGAGTGTAAAGTTATTTTAAAAGACAAAAAGAAATTAATAGGAATTACGTTTGCCTCCATTGTCATCAGTATAAACTGGTTAACTTATATTTGGGCGGTAAATAATGATCATGTTATCCAGGCGAGCTTAGGGTATTACATTAACCCACTTGTCAGTATTTTGTTGGGAATTATTGTTTTAAAGGAGAGGTTAACACGAAAACAGTTACTATCGTTTGTCATCGCTGGGATCGGTGTCATTAACCTGACTGTAAGCTATGGCGTTTTCCCTTGGGTATCATTACTATTGGCAGTAAGTTTTGGCTTGTACGGATTGCTGAAGAAAACGGTTGATATTAGCGCCATGTTTGGCTTAGCAATTGAAACATTAATTGTAACACCAATTGCACTTATTTATTTACTAGCAATACCGAATGGTGCATTTGCTTTTAATAACATCTTCACTAGTACATCACTTTTATTAATCGGTGCGGGTGTTGCAACAGCAGTCCCACTTTTACTATTTGCAAGCGGGGCAAAACAAATTCCTTTATCCATGGTCGGCTTTCTGCAGTATATCGCACCAACCATTATGTTGATCCTTGGTGTCTTTCTCTACCATGAAAAATTCTCAATGGCACATTTGCTATCATTCTCATTAATTTGGGTTGCCCTCATTATTTACATGGGATCCGCACAGCGCCGACCTGTAAAAAAATCACAAAAGCGCGCCTCTAGTTAA
- a CDS encoding ABC-F family ATP-binding cassette domain-containing protein, whose amino-acid sequence MITVTNVSLRYGDKKLFEDVNLKFTHGNCYGMIGANGAGKSTFLKVLSGEVEAQSGNVSLSPGERMAVLKQDHFAYEDYQVLDTVLMGHERLYKVKQEKDAIYMKADFSEEDGMRAAELEGEFAEMNGWEAESDAAVLLKGLGIDEPLHTMKMADLAGDQKVKVLLAQALFGNPDILLLDEPTNGLDIQAIQWLEEFLINFENTVIVVSHDRHFLNKVCTHIADVDYGKIQIYIGNYDFWYESSQLALQMAQEANKKKEEKINELQAFIARFSANASKSKQATSRKKLLDSITLDDIKPSSRKYPYIAFTPGREIGNDLLRVEGLTKTVGDQKVLDNVSFTINKDDKVAFVGKDDIAKTTLFKILMGEMEPDAGTYKWGVTTSQSYFPKDNSEYFENNDLPLVDWLRQYSPEDETETFLRGFLGRMLFSGEEALKKASVLSGGEKVRCMLSKMMLSHANVLLLDEPTNHLDLESITALNNGLIKFKGSILFTSHDHQFIQSIANRLIEITPNGIIDKEMSYDEYVQDQKLQKEIAAMY is encoded by the coding sequence ATGATAACTGTTACAAATGTCAGTTTACGATATGGAGATAAGAAATTATTTGAAGACGTTAATTTAAAATTCACGCATGGAAATTGCTATGGCATGATCGGAGCAAATGGTGCGGGAAAATCAACATTCTTGAAAGTTTTATCCGGTGAGGTGGAAGCCCAATCCGGAAATGTCTCCCTATCTCCAGGAGAACGAATGGCTGTATTAAAACAGGACCATTTCGCATATGAAGATTATCAAGTTTTAGATACTGTTTTGATGGGACATGAACGTTTATATAAGGTAAAACAAGAAAAAGATGCGATCTATATGAAAGCGGACTTTTCCGAAGAAGATGGCATGCGTGCTGCTGAGCTTGAAGGCGAATTTGCGGAAATGAATGGTTGGGAAGCTGAATCAGATGCTGCCGTTTTATTAAAAGGTTTAGGAATTGATGAGCCGCTTCACACAATGAAAATGGCTGATTTGGCTGGAGATCAAAAGGTAAAAGTCCTGCTTGCCCAAGCGCTTTTTGGCAATCCGGATATTTTATTACTTGATGAGCCAACAAACGGATTGGATATTCAAGCAATTCAGTGGTTAGAGGAATTCCTAATTAACTTTGAAAATACCGTTATCGTTGTTTCCCATGACAGACACTTTTTAAATAAGGTATGTACACATATTGCAGATGTAGACTATGGAAAAATCCAAATTTATATTGGCAATTACGATTTTTGGTATGAATCAAGTCAGCTTGCTTTACAAATGGCACAAGAAGCAAATAAGAAAAAAGAAGAAAAAATCAATGAATTACAGGCGTTTATCGCTAGGTTTAGTGCCAATGCTTCCAAATCGAAGCAAGCAACGTCACGTAAAAAGCTGTTAGATAGCATTACACTAGACGATATTAAACCTTCATCACGAAAATATCCTTATATTGCTTTTACACCGGGCCGTGAAATTGGGAATGACTTACTTCGCGTCGAAGGTTTGACAAAAACGGTTGGGGATCAAAAGGTATTGGATAATGTCAGCTTTACCATCAATAAAGATGATAAAGTAGCATTTGTCGGCAAAGATGATATCGCCAAAACAACGCTATTTAAAATTCTCATGGGTGAAATGGAGCCTGACGCTGGAACATACAAATGGGGTGTCACCACTTCCCAATCGTACTTTCCAAAAGATAACTCGGAGTACTTCGAAAACAATGACCTGCCATTAGTAGACTGGTTGCGCCAATATTCACCTGAAGACGAAACAGAAACTTTCTTACGCGGATTTTTGGGCAGAATGCTGTTTTCCGGTGAAGAGGCATTGAAAAAAGCAAGCGTATTATCCGGTGGGGAAAAGGTTCGCTGCATGCTATCCAAAATGATGTTAAGTCATGCCAACGTATTGCTATTAGATGAACCAACAAACCATTTGGACCTAGAATCAATTACTGCATTGAATAATGGACTGATTAAATTTAAAGGCTCGATTCTCTTTACATCTCATGACCATCAATTCATTCAAAGTATTGCCAATCGCTTAATTGAAATTACACCGAATGGCATTATTGATAAAGAAATGAGCTATGATGAGTATGTGCAGGATCAGAAATTGCAAAAAGAAATTGCGGCAATGTATTAA
- a CDS encoding SGNH/GDSL hydrolase family protein, producing MQRKITIGFIILLLLGIAAFFIFTDPESPSNDTTNKPTSSNQEAPPEKNDEATVEQDEKEDPESKNVSGQLKTFVENTVKNTIDYFKNKETHFVAIGDSLTQGVGDTTGDGGYVGILNKSLNKKNQLVEFENYGKRGNRSDQLLKRLDKPEISSSINEADIIAITIGANDIMKVLKENFTNLSYKDFAQERDNYKQRLTKIFDKVTELNPDANIYLLGFYNPFAKYFPEIKELGTIVKEWNTTGKNVTKEYENVTFIPTIDLFANSDVDLFAEDNFHPNTHGYQLMAKRVLEYLIER from the coding sequence ATGCAGCGAAAGATTACGATTGGCTTCATTATTTTATTATTACTTGGCATTGCCGCCTTTTTTATATTTACCGACCCTGAATCACCTTCAAACGATACAACCAACAAACCAACATCTTCAAACCAAGAAGCCCCTCCAGAAAAAAACGATGAGGCTACTGTGGAGCAAGATGAGAAGGAAGATCCTGAAAGTAAAAATGTTTCCGGGCAACTAAAAACGTTTGTTGAGAATACAGTTAAAAACACAATCGATTATTTCAAAAACAAAGAAACGCATTTTGTGGCGATTGGTGATTCCCTGACACAAGGTGTTGGTGATACAACAGGTGATGGTGGTTATGTAGGAATTTTAAATAAAAGCCTTAATAAAAAGAACCAATTGGTAGAGTTTGAGAATTACGGCAAGCGCGGAAATCGTTCTGATCAATTGCTAAAACGCCTCGACAAGCCGGAAATTTCCTCGTCCATCAATGAAGCAGATATAATTGCCATTACAATTGGGGCAAATGATATTATGAAAGTATTGAAAGAGAACTTCACCAATTTGTCATATAAAGATTTTGCCCAGGAGCGCGATAATTATAAGCAACGGCTAACTAAGATTTTTGACAAAGTAACAGAATTAAATCCTGATGCCAATATTTATTTATTAGGCTTTTATAACCCATTTGCAAAGTATTTTCCGGAAATCAAAGAACTTGGCACCATTGTTAAAGAATGGAATACAACCGGTAAAAATGTTACAAAGGAGTATGAAAATGTTACGTTTATACCGACAATAGATCTGTTCGCGAATAGCGATGTTGATTTGTTTGCCGAAGATAATTTTCATCCAAATACACATGGCTATCAACTAATGGCAAAGCGAGTGCTGGAATACCTTATAGAAAGGTGA
- a CDS encoding type II toxin-antitoxin system RelE/ParE family toxin, translating into MRYKILRTDKAEEQLRDIIFYIADDSGDVDIALSYLNTIETAIHRLQEFPESGSVPRHSVLKKQGFRVVIAERHLVFYKINETDQTIIIYAIVDGRRDYRNLL; encoded by the coding sequence ATGAGGTATAAAATATTACGAACGGATAAGGCAGAAGAACAACTCCGTGATATTATATTTTATATTGCTGATGATTCCGGAGATGTTGATATTGCACTCTCGTATCTGAATACAATCGAAACTGCAATCCATCGTCTGCAGGAATTTCCAGAGTCAGGAAGTGTGCCAAGACATTCGGTTTTAAAAAAGCAGGGATTTAGAGTAGTTATTGCTGAGAGGCATCTTGTCTTTTATAAGATTAATGAGACAGATCAGACAATTATTATTTATGCAATAGTTGATGGAAGAAGAGATTATCGCAATTTACTTTAA
- a CDS encoding type II toxin-antitoxin system prevent-host-death family antitoxin, which produces MGEAIRPSADLRNHYNEISKQCKDSRNAVIITVKGRGDTAVLGLQDYYQMKSELELLRTLADAEDDVRNERVAPIQNSFDDLRASLLERKEDEV; this is translated from the coding sequence ATGGGGGAAGCAATTAGACCATCAGCGGATTTAAGAAATCATTACAATGAAATATCTAAGCAGTGCAAAGATTCAAGGAATGCAGTTATTATTACCGTAAAAGGACGAGGTGATACAGCGGTTCTTGGTTTGCAAGATTATTATCAGATGAAATCGGAGTTGGAACTACTACGAACACTTGCAGATGCTGAGGACGATGTAAGAAATGAACGAGTAGCACCCATACAGAATTCATTTGATGATCTTCGTGCATCTTTACTGGAAAGGAAAGAAGATGAGGTATAA
- a CDS encoding homoserine dehydrogenase, with amino-acid sequence MKTLSVAILGFGTVGSGVYETIQKQQHRLQQIVGNPVQVTTIVIEHPKKHVKIAQNIHVTTDINAVITDPNIDVVFEAIVGKEPAHTYLAQCIKAGKHVITANKEMFATHGMELKDLAAAHHVNIGFDATTAGGIPIIQTIQKLLNINRIHSVQAILNGTSNYILTEMRELGTSFPNALRQAQNAGYAEADPTNDIEGYDAFYKLMILCELIFNKQPAWKTVKRTGITDIKPEMHRSQARTKQRIKHVAEIKLVNNSIHAKIEPIAIPESHPLYAIEGVNNAIHIETDIVGPLTLAGPGAGSFPTASAMLEDFCQIWKQQKSSMKTNETVLAFP; translated from the coding sequence ATGAAGACATTGTCTGTTGCCATCCTTGGTTTTGGTACAGTCGGAAGTGGTGTTTATGAAACGATTCAAAAACAGCAGCATCGTTTGCAACAAATTGTTGGTAATCCTGTTCAAGTAACTACTATTGTAATAGAACACCCGAAAAAGCATGTTAAAATCGCACAGAACATCCATGTTACAACAGATATTAACGCTGTTATCACAGATCCAAATATTGATGTTGTTTTTGAAGCAATTGTTGGTAAAGAACCAGCACATACCTATTTAGCACAATGTATAAAAGCTGGCAAACACGTGATTACTGCTAATAAGGAAATGTTCGCAACACACGGAATGGAATTAAAGGACCTTGCAGCAGCCCATCACGTAAATATTGGGTTTGATGCTACAACAGCTGGTGGAATCCCGATCATCCAAACAATCCAGAAATTGCTTAACATCAATCGTATCCATAGCGTACAGGCGATCCTAAATGGGACATCAAATTACATTTTGACGGAAATGAGGGAATTGGGTACTTCTTTTCCAAATGCGTTAAGGCAAGCACAAAATGCAGGTTACGCGGAAGCCGATCCAACAAATGACATTGAAGGGTATGATGCTTTTTATAAACTCATGATCCTATGTGAGCTTATTTTCAACAAACAGCCAGCATGGAAAACGGTCAAACGAACGGGTATTACAGATATTAAACCAGAAATGCATAGAAGTCAGGCACGAACCAAGCAACGCATAAAACACGTTGCAGAAATTAAGCTGGTAAATAACAGCATACATGCTAAAATCGAACCTATCGCAATACCGGAGAGCCATCCACTATATGCAATCGAAGGTGTTAACAACGCCATTCACATAGAAACAGATATTGTTGGACCATTAACCCTAGCAGGACCAGGCGCTGGTTCATTTCCTACTGCAAGTGCGATGTTGGAAGACTTCTGTCAGATTTGGAAACAGCAGAAAAGCAGCATGAAAACCAATGAAACAGTGCTAGCCTTCCCATAA
- a CDS encoding YpmS family protein: MTEHKTNKPQKNKWKRLFYSLLTINVVIIGLLALFIFWPVSETAVPDSKTQATQESSEFVVRTTKENLNELVNAYIDKLLNDSAHNYKISLEDDVHLIGELPAFSTTVPLSVHLEPIVQDNGNVILKQNSISIGLLELPNQTIMKYMKKYLPMPEWVTVNPKDEEIYVAVNEMDIKSNFHVSIERFDLGANDLAFKIKVPYETLGIELGKFY, translated from the coding sequence ATGACGGAACATAAGACAAATAAACCACAAAAAAATAAATGGAAACGATTATTTTATAGCTTGCTCACAATTAATGTGGTCATTATCGGTTTACTAGCCTTGTTCATCTTTTGGCCCGTCTCCGAAACAGCGGTGCCTGACTCAAAGACGCAGGCCACACAGGAGAGCTCTGAATTTGTTGTACGTACAACGAAAGAGAATCTAAATGAATTGGTTAATGCCTATATTGATAAACTGCTAAACGACTCAGCGCATAACTACAAGATCTCGCTTGAAGATGATGTACATTTAATTGGGGAACTGCCAGCTTTTTCAACCACGGTTCCACTCTCCGTTCATTTGGAACCAATCGTCCAAGATAATGGAAATGTCATCCTAAAACAAAATTCGATTTCAATCGGCTTATTGGAGTTACCAAATCAAACAATAATGAAATACATGAAAAAATATTTGCCAATGCCTGAATGGGTAACAGTCAATCCAAAAGACGAAGAAATATATGTAGCGGTTAATGAAATGGATATCAAAAGTAACTTTCATGTAAGTATCGAACGCTTTGATTTAGGTGCTAATGATTTAGCTTTTAAAATTAAAGTCCCTTATGAGACATTAGGCATTGAATTGGGTAAGTTTTATTAA
- the megL gene encoding methionine gamma-lyase, translating into MSKKYSKFETSVIHEGYNAKDMLGSLTTPLFQTSTYTFDTAEQGERRFAGDEDGYIYSRLGNPTVKVLEERIAALENGERGLAFGSGMAAVSAVLVALTKANDHIVCSSGLYGCTFGLLTMMQEKYQVTHDFSQMETSEELRSLIKPETACIYVETPINPTMKLIDLEMVSQVAKEFDIPVVVDNTFSSPYLQRPIELGCDVVIHSATKYIGGHGDVVAGLVVGKKEFLDSVQMTTQKDIGGIISPFDAWLLLRGLKTLPIRLDRHCDNAEKVFEKLRVHPKVANVYYPNDTSHPDYPIREKQMKRGGGVISFEIKGTKQDAQKMLNALSFLKIAVSLGDAETLIEHPATMTHAVIPEEFRRDMRITDQLIRLSVGLEAWEDIWHDLEQALDSI; encoded by the coding sequence ATGTCAAAAAAATACAGTAAGTTTGAAACATCGGTCATACATGAAGGGTACAATGCTAAAGACATGTTAGGCAGTTTAACAACACCATTATTCCAAACATCGACGTATACGTTTGATACAGCAGAACAAGGGGAACGCCGGTTTGCTGGGGATGAGGATGGTTATATTTATTCACGTTTAGGCAATCCAACGGTAAAAGTGTTAGAAGAGCGAATTGCTGCACTGGAAAATGGAGAACGTGGGCTGGCATTTGGTTCTGGAATGGCGGCTGTATCTGCTGTGTTAGTTGCGTTAACAAAAGCGAATGACCATATTGTCTGTTCATCAGGTCTTTACGGTTGTACGTTTGGATTATTAACTATGATGCAGGAAAAGTATCAAGTTACGCATGACTTTTCTCAGATGGAGACGAGTGAGGAGCTACGATCGTTAATTAAACCAGAAACAGCCTGTATATACGTGGAAACACCAATCAATCCAACGATGAAACTGATTGATTTGGAGATGGTTTCACAAGTTGCTAAGGAATTTGATATACCTGTTGTCGTTGATAATACATTTTCGTCTCCGTATTTACAACGCCCGATAGAGCTAGGGTGTGATGTGGTAATTCATAGTGCCACAAAATATATCGGTGGCCATGGAGATGTTGTTGCAGGACTAGTTGTTGGGAAGAAGGAATTTTTAGATTCCGTGCAAATGACGACACAAAAGGATATCGGTGGGATTATCTCACCATTTGATGCTTGGTTATTATTGCGCGGATTAAAAACGCTGCCAATCCGCCTTGATCGACACTGTGATAACGCCGAAAAGGTTTTTGAAAAGCTGCGTGTTCATCCCAAAGTAGCGAATGTTTACTACCCAAATGATACGTCACATCCGGATTATCCAATTAGGGAAAAACAGATGAAGCGTGGTGGGGGAGTCATTTCCTTTGAAATTAAGGGGACGAAGCAAGATGCCCAGAAAATGTTAAATGCATTATCCTTTCTAAAAATTGCGGTCAGTCTTGGTGATGCAGAGACATTAATCGAGCATCCAGCAACAATGACCCATGCGGTTATTCCAGAAGAATTCCGGCGCGATATGCGAATCACTGATCAATTAATTCGCTTATCTGTAGGATTGGAAGCATGGGAAGATATTTGGCATGATCTAGAACAAGCGTTAGATTCCATTTGA
- a CDS encoding PLP-dependent aspartate aminotransferase family protein — translation MANFHFHDQETVLLHGGQEPDPTTGSRAVPIYQTTSYVFRDTEHAQNLFALSEPGNIYTRIGNPTVDVFEQRLAQLEDGVAAVGVSSGMSAITLAILNLAGSGDEIVADSNLYGGTYNLFATTLPRYGITVKFVDGTNLEEIRNAITTKTKAVFGEIITNPSLNVLDVEAVAAIAHENDIPLIVDNTFATPYITRPITWGADIVVHSATKWIGGHGTTIGGIVVDGGRFNWDNEKFPGFTEPDESYHGIRYADIGPAAFATKLRVQLLRDIGACLSPQDAFLLLQGLETLHLRVERHNKNAEEVATYLQNNPAVEWINYPGLASHPSHQLAKKYLQNGFGSIITFGIKGGREAGRKLIDSISIWSHVANVGDAKSLIIHPASTTHQQLSPADLQKSGVTEELVRLSIGIERVHDILVDLDQAIAKATDHKALFSETNEDAVKWLLSSPFARDAGNIRKKVIAVIGNETNNPYENATKLKQLGYQIVPISNQEQTNSQEKYTKLSDVPFDIDAVWLAEGTLPSGTIEQFINKQGKILWVENPAVSDQTVENAKAAGIKVITKLNPYDEFVRLRANATVQETVEV, via the coding sequence ATGGCAAACTTTCATTTTCACGATCAAGAAACCGTATTACTTCATGGGGGGCAGGAACCAGATCCAACAACTGGATCACGTGCAGTACCAATTTACCAAACAACATCATACGTCTTCCGCGACACGGAGCATGCCCAGAATTTATTTGCGTTATCGGAACCAGGTAACATTTATACACGAATCGGTAATCCTACTGTTGATGTCTTTGAACAACGTTTGGCACAGCTTGAAGATGGTGTAGCTGCTGTTGGTGTATCTTCTGGAATGTCTGCAATTACATTGGCCATTTTAAATCTAGCTGGTTCAGGTGACGAGATTGTTGCTGACAGCAATTTATATGGCGGAACTTATAACTTGTTTGCAACGACATTGCCCCGCTACGGAATCACAGTGAAATTCGTTGATGGGACTAATCTTGAAGAAATCCGCAATGCAATTACAACGAAAACAAAAGCGGTTTTTGGTGAAATAATCACAAATCCAAGCCTTAACGTACTTGATGTTGAGGCAGTAGCAGCGATTGCACACGAAAACGATATTCCCTTAATCGTTGATAACACATTCGCAACACCGTATATTACCCGGCCAATAACCTGGGGTGCTGATATTGTTGTACATTCTGCAACGAAATGGATTGGCGGGCACGGAACAACCATCGGCGGAATCGTTGTTGATGGCGGGCGGTTTAATTGGGATAATGAGAAATTCCCAGGGTTTACCGAGCCAGATGAAAGTTATCACGGTATTCGCTATGCTGACATTGGCCCGGCAGCCTTTGCAACAAAATTACGCGTCCAGCTCTTGCGTGATATTGGTGCATGCCTAAGCCCACAGGATGCATTTTTACTATTACAAGGGCTGGAAACATTGCATTTACGCGTGGAACGCCACAATAAAAATGCTGAAGAAGTTGCGACATATTTACAGAACAATCCAGCCGTTGAGTGGATTAATTATCCTGGTTTAGCCAGTCACCCATCACATCAATTAGCCAAAAAATATTTACAGAATGGCTTTGGCTCCATTATTACATTTGGTATTAAAGGAGGACGTGAGGCGGGAAGAAAATTAATTGACAGCATTTCAATCTGGTCACACGTAGCAAATGTTGGCGATGCGAAGTCATTAATTATTCATCCAGCTTCAACGACACACCAACAATTAAGCCCGGCAGATTTACAAAAGAGCGGTGTTACAGAGGAGCTTGTACGTCTATCCATTGGTATTGAACGGGTTCATGATATTTTAGTTGACCTGGATCAGGCAATTGCCAAGGCAACAGATCACAAAGCCTTATTCAGTGAAACAAACGAAGACGCTGTAAAATGGCTGCTTTCTTCCCCTTTCGCCCGTGATGCAGGGAATATCAGAAAGAAAGTCATTGCGGTAATCGGCAATGAAACTAACAATCCATATGAAAATGCTACTAAGCTAAAACAATTGGGCTATCAAATTGTCCCGATTTCCAACCAAGAACAAACAAACAGTCAGGAAAAGTACACAAAGCTTAGCGATGTTCCATTTGACATTGATGCCGTCTGGTTGGCTGAAGGTACATTACCATCAGGTACAATCGAACAATTCATCAACAAACAAGGGAAAATACTCTGGGTTGAAAATCCGGCCGTATCTGATCAAACAGTAGAAAATGCCAAAGCTGCAGGCATCAAGGTCATCACGAAATTAAATCCTTATGATGAATTTGTCCGCTTACGAGCAAACGCGACAGTGCAAGAAACTGTTGAGGTGTAA